A genomic segment from Truepera sp. encodes:
- a CDS encoding type IV pilus twitching motility protein PilT: protein MADQIRSTQIQADIVDLLKLAIERRASDLLLTVGLPPMLRLDGEWRPTEYEVLTTTMTRRLMYALMDEKKQRNFEERKDLDFSFSLSGHGRFRVNVFMQRGSVGGVMRTIADEVLTFADLGLPDEVGAIARLPRGLVLVTGPTGSGKSTTLATMLNLINDEYSKHIVTIEDPIEFFHRHKTSIVNQREVGEDTANFGAALRSVLRQAPDVILVGEMRDYETIGAAVTAAETGHLVLGTLHTNTAAEAIDRIIDVFPEAQQSQVRVQLANNLQAILTQQLLPRNSGDGRALAYEFLIATPGIRNLIREGKTHQIPAQIQMGGAIGMLTMDACLAELHLRKVISFETGLARSVDAKEFERLITTGGQAQGASAPQTAQRAVPPASTGGSRGGTPPVGRSGRG, encoded by the coding sequence ATGGCAGACCAGATTCGCTCGACCCAGATCCAGGCCGACATCGTCGACCTGCTGAAGCTCGCCATCGAGAGGCGCGCCTCCGACCTGCTCCTGACCGTGGGACTCCCGCCCATGCTGCGGCTCGACGGCGAGTGGCGCCCCACCGAGTACGAGGTGCTCACGACGACCATGACCCGGCGCCTCATGTACGCGCTGATGGACGAGAAGAAGCAGAGGAACTTCGAGGAACGCAAGGACCTCGACTTCTCCTTCAGCCTCTCCGGGCACGGCCGCTTCCGCGTGAACGTGTTCATGCAGCGGGGGTCGGTCGGCGGCGTCATGCGCACCATCGCGGACGAGGTCCTCACCTTCGCCGACCTCGGCCTGCCCGACGAGGTGGGCGCCATCGCGCGGCTCCCACGCGGGCTCGTGCTCGTGACCGGACCGACCGGCTCCGGCAAGTCGACGACCCTGGCGACCATGCTCAACCTCATCAACGACGAGTACTCCAAGCACATCGTGACGATCGAGGACCCCATCGAGTTCTTCCACCGCCACAAGACGTCAATCGTCAACCAGCGCGAGGTGGGTGAGGACACGGCCAACTTCGGAGCGGCCCTCAGGAGCGTGTTGCGTCAGGCGCCAGACGTGATCCTCGTCGGCGAGATGCGGGACTACGAGACCATCGGCGCCGCGGTGACCGCGGCCGAGACGGGCCACCTGGTGCTAGGGACCCTGCACACCAACACCGCGGCCGAAGCCATCGACCGCATCATCGACGTCTTCCCCGAGGCCCAACAGTCGCAGGTGCGCGTGCAGCTCGCGAACAACCTCCAAGCCATCCTCACCCAGCAGCTCCTCCCCCGCAACAGCGGCGACGGCCGCGCGTTGGCGTACGAGTTCCTCATCGCCACGCCGGGCATCCGCAACCTGATCCGCGAGGGCAAGACTCACCAGATCCCCGCCCAGATCCAGATGGGCGGAGCCATCGGCATGCTGACGATGGACGCCTGCCTGGCCGAGCTGCACCTGCGGAAGGTCATCTCCTTCGAGACCGGCCTCGCGCGCTCGGTGGACGCGAAGGAGTTCGAGCGTCTCATCACGACGGGCGGCCAGGCGCAGGGTGCCAGCGCGCCGCAGACCGCCCAACGCGCCGTCCCTCCCGCCTCGACGGGCGGCTCTCGCGGCGGCACACCGCCCGTGGGGCGCAGCGGTCGCGGCTGA
- a CDS encoding ATPase, T2SS/T4P/T4SS family, with product MAVLSIGDKRLGAVLLERGYVTDDALQQAISRHGEVGGRLADILVDLGVLSEQRIARAVEESIGIPLVTLPRVDIMSDALAKVPADLAAELRAVPFAIDQDRLRVAFVDPLDALAIEEVEDASGCLVEPYLALKKEMQWALSTYYPELGLEPPVDLEVDPAQRLGNLAVGAGLLTPAQLTEAIDEQQRTGGLLGRILVAKDLLTEEQLTRLLADQYQIPFVAELSDEPISDRLAAKLLRLDAVQFSAVPYRLDGENLVVAIADPRRMADVESIVSGEVSFVAASGPAVQSRIDEMYAQDQGRLGETLLQNRRLKREQLRRALEEQAKLGRIKPLGEILVDLGYVTQTDVDEALNKQRSGGGRLEDTLVQSGKISPDMLARSLAMQLGFEFIEENALIDAYAVSLVPEPTARRYTAMPVRLEGEVLVVAMKDPRHVFALDDIHLITGREIRPAVATEESLTRMLNRFYREGTDMDELAKAVVEEVGAGSVQEDEDTSAIDDNALVKVVNNIIREAVLNDISDIHIEPRPDKVIVRVRKDGSLREYMTMPKVTAPALASRIKIMGGLNIAERRLPQDGRVRFKDRNLEVDLRLSTLPTVYGEKSVMRILRKAADIPEIEQLGFADYNYQRFTDVIQKPYGMFLITGPTGSGKSYTTFSVLKRLATPDVNVTTIEDPVEYEIPGINQTQVNTKAGLDFARALRSFLRQDPDIIMVGEIRDHETAKISMEAALTGHLLIATLHTNDSAGAITRLQEMGIEPFNVSASLIGVLAQRLVRRVCRDCKVASSADPDVLRRLGLSEREMAGKSLYRGVGCDKCGGSGYNGRYAIHELLVVDDELEKAIVREASAQELRDLAIKRGMKTLRDDGINKAFEGITTLEEVLARTAE from the coding sequence GTGGCCGTGCTATCGATCGGTGACAAGAGGCTCGGAGCCGTGTTGCTCGAGCGCGGTTACGTCACCGACGACGCCCTGCAGCAAGCGATCAGCCGCCACGGTGAGGTGGGTGGCCGGCTCGCCGACATCCTGGTGGACCTGGGTGTGCTTTCCGAGCAGCGCATCGCTCGCGCCGTTGAGGAATCGATCGGGATCCCGCTGGTCACCCTGCCGCGCGTCGACATCATGTCCGACGCCCTAGCGAAGGTGCCGGCCGACCTGGCGGCGGAGCTCCGCGCCGTGCCGTTCGCCATCGATCAGGACCGCCTGCGCGTAGCGTTCGTGGACCCGCTGGACGCCTTAGCCATCGAGGAGGTCGAGGACGCGTCGGGTTGCCTGGTGGAGCCTTACCTGGCCCTCAAGAAGGAGATGCAGTGGGCGCTCTCCACCTACTACCCCGAACTCGGCCTCGAGCCGCCGGTGGACCTCGAGGTGGATCCCGCCCAACGCCTTGGCAACCTGGCCGTAGGGGCGGGACTGCTGACCCCGGCACAACTCACGGAGGCCATCGACGAGCAACAGCGCACCGGCGGCCTGCTCGGGCGCATCCTGGTCGCGAAGGACCTCCTGACCGAGGAACAGCTCACGCGCCTGCTCGCCGACCAGTACCAGATCCCGTTCGTCGCGGAGCTGTCCGACGAGCCCATCAGCGATCGGCTCGCCGCCAAGCTCCTGAGGCTCGACGCCGTGCAGTTCTCGGCGGTCCCTTACCGCCTCGACGGCGAGAACCTCGTCGTGGCCATCGCCGACCCACGCCGCATGGCGGACGTCGAGTCGATCGTCTCGGGCGAGGTGTCGTTCGTGGCGGCTTCTGGACCCGCAGTGCAGTCGCGGATCGACGAGATGTACGCCCAGGACCAGGGTCGCCTGGGTGAGACGCTGCTGCAGAACCGGCGCCTCAAGCGCGAGCAACTGCGCCGCGCGCTCGAGGAGCAAGCCAAGCTCGGCCGCATCAAGCCGCTGGGCGAGATCCTGGTGGACCTGGGTTATGTGACCCAGACCGACGTCGACGAGGCGCTCAACAAGCAGCGCTCCGGCGGCGGGCGCCTCGAGGACACCCTGGTGCAGTCCGGCAAGATCAGCCCCGACATGCTGGCGCGGAGTCTGGCCATGCAGCTCGGCTTCGAGTTCATCGAGGAGAACGCCCTCATCGACGCCTACGCCGTCAGCCTCGTGCCGGAGCCGACGGCGCGGCGCTACACCGCCATGCCGGTTCGCCTGGAAGGCGAAGTGCTGGTGGTGGCCATGAAGGACCCCCGCCACGTCTTCGCCCTCGACGACATCCACTTGATAACGGGTCGCGAGATCCGCCCCGCCGTGGCCACCGAGGAGTCGCTCACGCGCATGCTCAACCGGTTCTACCGGGAGGGCACCGACATGGACGAGCTCGCGAAGGCCGTCGTCGAGGAGGTCGGCGCCGGCAGCGTGCAGGAGGACGAGGACACCAGCGCGATCGACGACAACGCGCTGGTCAAGGTCGTCAACAACATCATCCGCGAAGCCGTCCTGAACGACATCTCCGACATCCACATCGAGCCCAGGCCCGACAAGGTGATCGTGCGCGTGCGCAAGGACGGCTCGCTGCGCGAGTACATGACGATGCCCAAGGTGACGGCGCCCGCGCTCGCCTCGCGCATCAAGATCATGGGCGGCCTCAACATCGCCGAGCGGCGCCTGCCGCAAGACGGTCGCGTTCGGTTCAAAGACCGCAACCTCGAGGTCGACCTGCGCCTCTCGACCCTGCCCACCGTCTACGGCGAGAAGTCGGTGATGCGTATCTTGCGCAAGGCCGCCGACATCCCGGAGATCGAGCAGCTGGGCTTCGCCGACTACAACTACCAGCGCTTCACGGACGTGATCCAGAAGCCCTACGGCATGTTCCTCATCACCGGGCCGACCGGCTCGGGCAAGTCGTACACGACGTTCTCCGTCTTGAAGCGCCTGGCGACGCCCGACGTGAACGTGACCACCATCGAGGACCCGGTGGAGTACGAGATCCCGGGCATCAACCAGACGCAGGTGAACACCAAGGCGGGCCTCGACTTCGCGCGTGCCCTGCGCTCCTTCCTGCGCCAGGACCCCGACATCATCATGGTCGGTGAGATCCGCGACCACGAGACCGCCAAGATCTCGATGGAGGCCGCCCTCACCGGCCACCTCCTCATCGCCACGCTGCACACCAACGACTCCGCCGGCGCCATCACCCGGCTGCAGGAGATGGGCATAGAGCCTTTCAACGTGTCGGCGTCGCTCATCGGGGTGCTGGCCCAGCGCCTCGTGAGGCGCGTGTGCCGCGACTGCAAGGTGGCGTCCTCCGCGGACCCCGACGTCCTCAGGCGCCTGGGGCTGAGCGAACGCGAGATGGCAGGCAAGAGCCTCTACCGCGGCGTCGGCTGCGACAAGTGCGGCGGCAGCGGCTACAACGGGCGTTACGCCATCCACGAGCTGCTCGTCGTGGACGACGAGCTCGAGAAGGCGATCGTGCGCGAGGCCTCGGCGCAGGAACTGCGCGACCTGGCCATCAAGCGCGGCATGAAGACGCTCCGCGACGACGGCATCAACAAGGCGTTCGAGGGGATCACGACGCTCGAAGAGGTGCTCGCACGTACCGCCGAGTGA
- a CDS encoding YqeG family HAD IIIA-type phosphatase, with translation MLQPDARVTSVHEVTPAWLASRGIRGLLVDLDDTLLPAAAQGVEDSVYEWLESLVGAGVRVAILSNGERARVGAVAERAGVPALALAGKPFRYAFRRALRLLDLPPGHVAMLGDQLFTDVLGAKSAGLLAVLVEPLSPGKLPHTRLARRLERWVLKER, from the coding sequence GTGTTGCAACCCGACGCCCGAGTAACCTCGGTTCACGAGGTGACCCCGGCGTGGCTGGCCTCTCGAGGCATTCGAGGACTGCTGGTCGACCTCGACGACACGCTCCTTCCCGCCGCGGCCCAAGGCGTCGAGGACAGCGTTTACGAGTGGCTCGAAAGTCTGGTCGGCGCGGGAGTGAGAGTGGCCATCTTGTCCAACGGTGAGAGAGCAAGGGTGGGGGCGGTCGCGGAGCGGGCCGGAGTCCCGGCGCTGGCGTTGGCGGGGAAGCCGTTCCGTTACGCCTTCAGGCGCGCCCTGAGGCTCCTCGACCTGCCGCCCGGGCACGTCGCCATGCTGGGAGACCAACTGTTCACCGACGTCCTGGGCGCCAAGAGCGCGGGTCTCCTCGCCGTACTGGTCGAGCCGCTGTCGCCGGGTAAGCTTCCTCATACGCGCCTAGCGCGACGACTGGAAAGATGGGTGTTGAAGGAGAGATGA
- a CDS encoding alpha/beta hydrolase, translated as MSGSPRFIDDSRYVLTTGAELYAERVGPDAAPAVYYLHGGPGYNSHSFRELMGDDLEEWLVVYADERGGGRSYAQAGTSDDLATLAADVVTIMDAFELDRAALLAHGFGAMIAVQAALANPERVSGLVLVNPWLSLPLLARRLLAAAEAASGLEAGAGARVPDTAEPSGAADAAATADAAFSLQNPKALFDSLQFPTPSSRLRLEHVDAEALLGPQEEDDSDAVWGLEVLSSLKELARAGTKVVILAGRLDATSYPEQVEAALEDLPDALFSALDAGHYPWLDDPETFTDVLRQSLTHATS; from the coding sequence ATGAGCGGATCCCCACGGTTCATCGACGACTCGCGTTACGTGTTGACGACCGGCGCCGAGTTGTACGCGGAGCGGGTCGGCCCCGACGCCGCGCCGGCCGTCTACTACCTTCACGGTGGGCCCGGCTACAACAGCCACTCGTTCCGCGAGCTCATGGGCGACGACTTGGAGGAGTGGCTCGTCGTCTACGCCGACGAGCGGGGCGGCGGAAGGTCTTACGCCCAGGCCGGCACGAGTGATGACCTCGCCACCCTGGCAGCCGACGTCGTGACGATCATGGACGCCTTCGAGCTGGACCGCGCCGCCCTCCTGGCGCACGGCTTCGGGGCGATGATCGCGGTACAAGCGGCGCTCGCTAACCCCGAGCGAGTCAGCGGCCTGGTGCTGGTGAACCCGTGGCTGTCGCTGCCGCTACTTGCCCGGCGCCTGCTGGCCGCCGCCGAGGCCGCCTCCGGCTTGGAGGCCGGCGCGGGCGCCCGGGTGCCGGACACGGCCGAGCCTAGCGGTGCTGCCGACGCGGCAGCCACCGCAGACGCCGCCTTCTCCCTGCAGAACCCGAAGGCCCTCTTCGATTCGCTGCAGTTCCCCACGCCCTCGTCGCGCCTAAGGCTGGAGCACGTGGACGCGGAAGCGCTCCTCGGCCCCCAGGAAGAGGACGACAGCGACGCGGTGTGGGGCCTCGAGGTGCTGTCGAGCCTGAAGGAGCTGGCCCGGGCGGGCACCAAGGTCGTGATACTCGCCGGCAGGTTGGACGCGACCTCCTACCCGGAACAAGTAGAGGCCGCGCTGGAGGACCTCCCGGACGCGCTCTTCAGCGCGCTTGACGCCGGGCATTACCCGTGGCTCGACGACCCGGAGACCTTCACCGACGTGCTGCGCCAGTCGCTGACGCACGCCACGTCGTGA
- a CDS encoding TatD family hydrolase, whose amino-acid sequence MTDSHCHLDRCPDPDAAVDPTLAALVTVGTDLPSSERALLAARSHPNVFAAVGVHPNDAGLAADPAVREGIAALARHPLVVAIGETGFDQYWDDETLESQRAAFDWQLELARSLGKPLVLHVRDKQGREDAALAAVAALRAGGYEKGVLHCFGGHELLLAVGLELGWMVSFAGNLTYKSAGDLRNIARRVPLDRLLVETDSPYLAPVPHRGKKNTPAYVRYTAAVLAQAVEAAPDELEAVLDANAERFFGFAAARAAA is encoded by the coding sequence GTGACCGACAGCCATTGCCACTTGGACCGCTGCCCGGACCCCGACGCCGCCGTGGACCCGACGCTTGCCGCCCTGGTGACGGTCGGGACGGACTTGCCGAGCAGCGAGCGCGCGCTGCTCGCTGCCCGTTCCCACCCCAACGTCTTCGCGGCGGTGGGCGTGCACCCGAACGATGCCGGTCTGGCGGCGGACCCGGCCGTGCGAGAGGGCATCGCCGCTCTCGCGCGCCACCCCCTGGTGGTGGCCATAGGCGAGACGGGCTTCGACCAGTACTGGGACGACGAGACCCTCGAGTCCCAACGGGCCGCGTTCGATTGGCAACTCGAGCTGGCCCGGAGCCTTGGCAAGCCACTCGTGTTGCACGTACGCGACAAGCAGGGGCGCGAGGACGCGGCGCTGGCGGCCGTCGCCGCCCTGCGCGCCGGAGGATACGAGAAGGGCGTCCTCCACTGTTTCGGCGGCCACGAGCTCCTGCTGGCCGTGGGCCTCGAGCTGGGCTGGATGGTGTCGTTCGCCGGCAACCTCACCTACAAGAGCGCAGGCGACCTGCGTAACATCGCGCGGCGGGTGCCCCTCGACCGCCTGCTGGTGGAGACCGACAGCCCATACCTCGCTCCCGTGCCACACCGCGGCAAGAAGAACACCCCCGCGTACGTCCGTTACACGGCCGCCGTTCTCGCACAGGCGGTCGAGGCCGCGCCGGACGAGCTGGAGGCCGTTCTGGACGCCAACGCGGAGCGCTTCTTCGGTTTCGCCGCCGCCCGCGCCGCGGCCTAG
- a CDS encoding septal ring lytic transglycosylase RlpA family protein — MLTRASSRDAGLHRGAAAALRAAALLLVASPLFAGCAPAVARADASATRAVVGKPPSPPTAGAPRAQSGMASWYGPGFAGRRTANGEVFDPSQLTAAHRELPFNTLVRVVNETNGESVVVRINDRGPFKGGRIIDLSRAAAEAVGMIGSGVARVRLEVLTLPPGTVRVGTLRTLSDFDIVSRQHAVGTLLALTPVQGGEPIVVRVVSQDLPIESPADVLVGLELYASVGSEAKVSGD, encoded by the coding sequence ATGCTCACGCGCGCTTCTTCACGTGACGCGGGCCTTCACCGCGGCGCGGCCGCTGCCTTACGTGCGGCGGCTCTGTTGCTAGTGGCCTCGCCGCTGTTCGCCGGCTGTGCGCCGGCGGTGGCACGCGCCGACGCCAGCGCGACCAGGGCCGTTGTCGGCAAGCCGCCCTCGCCGCCCACCGCAGGGGCCCCGCGGGCGCAGAGCGGCATGGCGTCCTGGTATGGCCCGGGTTTCGCCGGTCGGCGCACGGCCAACGGCGAGGTCTTCGACCCGAGCCAACTCACCGCCGCTCACCGGGAACTGCCCTTCAACACGCTCGTGCGGGTCGTCAACGAGACGAACGGCGAGAGCGTCGTCGTGCGCATCAACGACCGGGGGCCGTTCAAGGGGGGCCGCATCATCGACCTTTCCCGCGCGGCGGCCGAGGCAGTCGGCATGATCGGCAGTGGAGTCGCCCGTGTGCGCCTCGAGGTGCTGACGCTGCCGCCCGGGACGGTGCGAGTGGGCACGCTGCGCACGCTCAGCGACTTCGACATCGTCTCCCGCCAACACGCGGTGGGCACGCTGCTGGCGCTCACCCCCGTCCAGGGTGGAGAGCCGATCGTCGTGCGGGTGGTCTCTCAGGACCTGCCCATCGAGAGCCCCGCCGACGTCCTCGTGGGCCTCGAGCTGTACGCCAGCGTCGGATCGGAAGCCAAGGTCAGCGGGGACTGA
- the trpA gene encoding tryptophan synthase subunit alpha, whose translation MSRLAAAFARAESEGRAAFIAFLTASYPDDARFLRAATDVLRHADVLEVGLPFSDPLGDGPVIQRASEAALAGGASGARTLALVKTLRATTDKPLLVMTYYNPVYCFPGGEAGFVRAAKAAGADGLILPDLPPDEGEELIAAAREADLDTVFLVAPTSTTARLRLVTAACRGFVYAVSVTGVTGARESVPTEVANLVAATKAVTDLPVAVGFGVANAESARRVAGVADGVIVGSALVRTLSDGGDLGALAAELAAGCRRD comes from the coding sequence GTGAGCCGACTGGCCGCTGCCTTCGCCCGCGCGGAATCGGAAGGCCGCGCGGCGTTCATCGCCTTCCTGACCGCGTCGTACCCCGACGACGCACGGTTCCTGCGGGCCGCCACGGACGTGTTGCGCCACGCCGACGTCCTGGAGGTCGGGCTACCGTTCTCCGACCCGCTGGGCGACGGGCCGGTCATCCAACGCGCCAGCGAGGCCGCGCTGGCGGGCGGCGCAAGCGGCGCGCGCACCCTCGCGCTCGTGAAGACGCTCAGGGCCACGACCGACAAGCCCCTCCTGGTGATGACCTACTACAACCCTGTCTACTGCTTCCCGGGCGGCGAGGCCGGGTTCGTGCGCGCGGCAAAGGCCGCGGGCGCCGACGGACTCATCTTGCCCGACCTGCCGCCCGACGAGGGGGAGGAACTCATCGCGGCCGCCCGCGAAGCCGACCTGGACACCGTCTTCTTGGTAGCGCCCACCTCCACCACCGCCAGGCTGCGCCTGGTCACCGCCGCCTGCCGCGGCTTCGTGTACGCGGTCTCGGTCACCGGCGTCACGGGCGCCAGGGAGAGCGTGCCCACCGAAGTGGCGAACCTGGTCGCGGCCACGAAGGCCGTCACCGACCTGCCCGTGGCCGTCGGCTTCGGCGTCGCGAACGCGGAGAGCGCGCGGCGCGTCGCCGGGGTGGCGGACGGCGTGATCGTGGGTTCGGCGCTGGTCCGGACGTTGTCGGACGGCGGTGACCTGGGAGCACTGGCCGCGGAGCTGGCGGCGGGGTGCCGACGTGATTAG
- the trpB gene encoding tryptophan synthase subunit beta, which yields MHITQPNPSPAEAGVKEPFPLPDARGRFGMFGGRYVPETLIPALDELQTAYLAAREDPEFLGEYGAVLRDYAGRPSLLYLARNLTAALGGARIYLKREDLNHTGAHKINNTLGQALLAKRMGKQRVIAETGAGQHGVATATAAALYGLECRVYMGEEDVRRQALNVYRMELLGAEVIPVSSGTKTLKDATNEAIRDWVTNVRDTFYILGSVVGPHPYPMLVRDFQAVIGREVARQLEQAEGRAIPDAIVACVGGGSNAVGIFAPFAYLAANVRPRLVGVEAGGHGLGSGLHAASVSGGKTGVLHGSLMYLLSDADGQVSPPHSVSAGLDYPGVGPEHSYYHQHGLAEYVAVTDDEALAAFEVLAHTEGIVPALESAHAVAHVLRLAPTMRPEQVIVVSLSGRGDKDVAEVQRLREGAGHS from the coding sequence ATGCACATAACCCAGCCGAACCCGTCGCCCGCGGAAGCCGGCGTCAAGGAACCCTTCCCGCTGCCGGACGCCCGTGGCCGCTTCGGCATGTTCGGTGGCCGCTACGTCCCGGAGACCCTCATCCCCGCCCTCGACGAGTTGCAGACCGCTTACCTCGCGGCGCGCGAGGACCCCGAGTTCCTCGGCGAGTACGGCGCCGTGCTCCGCGACTACGCCGGCCGGCCGAGCCTCCTCTACCTGGCGCGCAACCTCACCGCGGCGCTGGGCGGGGCGCGCATCTACCTCAAGCGCGAGGACCTGAACCACACGGGGGCGCACAAGATCAACAACACCCTGGGCCAGGCGCTGCTGGCCAAGCGCATGGGCAAGCAGCGCGTGATAGCCGAGACGGGCGCGGGTCAGCACGGCGTTGCGACCGCGACGGCCGCCGCGCTCTACGGCCTCGAGTGCCGCGTCTACATGGGCGAGGAGGACGTCCGGCGCCAGGCGCTGAACGTCTACCGCATGGAACTGCTGGGCGCCGAGGTGATCCCCGTCTCCAGCGGCACCAAGACGCTCAAGGACGCCACCAACGAAGCCATCCGTGACTGGGTCACCAACGTCAGGGACACGTTCTACATCCTGGGGTCGGTGGTTGGACCGCACCCCTACCCCATGCTGGTGCGCGACTTCCAGGCCGTGATAGGGCGCGAAGTCGCCCGGCAGCTGGAGCAAGCCGAGGGCCGCGCCATACCGGACGCGATAGTGGCGTGCGTGGGTGGCGGCAGCAACGCCGTGGGCATCTTCGCGCCGTTCGCCTACTTGGCCGCGAACGTGCGGCCGCGCCTCGTGGGGGTAGAAGCCGGCGGCCACGGTCTCGGCAGCGGGCTTCACGCCGCGTCGGTCTCGGGTGGCAAGACGGGCGTCCTGCACGGCTCGCTCATGTACCTGCTCTCGGACGCGGACGGGCAGGTGTCGCCGCCGCATAGCGTTTCGGCGGGCCTCGATTACCCGGGCGTGGGGCCCGAGCACAGCTACTACCACCAGCACGGCCTCGCCGAGTACGTGGCCGTCACCGATGACGAGGCCCTCGCCGCCTTCGAGGTGCTCGCCCACACGGAGGGCATAGTGCCTGCGCTCGAGAGCGCTCACGCGGTGGCTCACGTCTTGCGGTTAGCGCCCACCATGCGCCCCGAGCAAGTGATCGTCGTGAGCCTCTCGGGCCGCGGCGACAAGGACGTCGCGGAAGTGCAGAGGTTGCGCGAGGGGGCGGGTCACTCGTGA
- the gluQRS gene encoding tRNA glutamyl-Q(34) synthetase GluQRS, giving the protein MAQPGPTRGGHYRGRFAPSPTGFLHLGNARTALVAWLRARSFGGDFVIRVEDLDGPRTKPEAVSGNLSELRWLGLDWEEGPDVGGPHGPYRQSERSALYAAALERLRADDRVFECYLSRKDLAEASGAPHGPAHTRVYSDADRRRSAAIASIKLAAGATPSWRFAVTDEEVSFADACLGETRVRLARDFGHFVVRRADGLWAYQLAVVVDDAAMEVTEVVRGADLLTSTAAQLALYEALALEPPGFAHVGLLQDVAGERLAKRSGALALTELRTAGVRPERVLGLLGHLLGVTEARTELSPAELLAAFDPARHSCDPARLTPADLGWLTAG; this is encoded by the coding sequence ATGGCGCAGCCCGGGCCAACGCGCGGCGGCCACTACCGCGGCCGTTTCGCGCCCTCCCCCACGGGCTTCCTTCACCTGGGCAACGCCCGCACCGCGCTAGTGGCGTGGTTGCGGGCGCGCTCGTTCGGGGGCGACTTCGTCATCCGGGTGGAGGACCTGGACGGCCCACGCACGAAGCCGGAGGCGGTGTCGGGCAACCTGAGTGAGTTGCGCTGGCTCGGCCTGGACTGGGAGGAGGGGCCTGACGTCGGTGGCCCCCACGGGCCCTACCGCCAGAGTGAGCGCAGCGCCCTTTACGCGGCGGCGCTGGAACGTCTGAGGGCCGACGACCGCGTGTTCGAGTGCTACCTGTCACGAAAGGACCTGGCGGAGGCCTCGGGCGCACCCCACGGCCCGGCGCATACGCGCGTCTACAGCGACGCCGATCGAAGGCGCAGCGCGGCCATCGCCTCCATCAAGTTGGCGGCCGGCGCCACGCCAAGCTGGCGCTTCGCGGTGACGGACGAGGAGGTCTCGTTCGCGGATGCCTGCCTGGGTGAGACCCGCGTGCGCCTGGCGCGCGACTTCGGCCACTTCGTCGTGCGGCGCGCGGATGGCCTGTGGGCGTATCAACTGGCGGTGGTCGTCGACGACGCCGCCATGGAGGTGACCGAGGTCGTCAGGGGGGCCGACCTGCTCACCAGCACGGCCGCCCAACTGGCGTTATATGAGGCGCTGGCGCTGGAGCCCCCCGGCTTCGCGCACGTTGGACTGCTGCAAGACGTGGCGGGAGAGCGGCTGGCAAAGCGGAGCGGGGCGCTCGCCCTCACCGAGCTACGCACCGCGGGCGTTCGGCCGGAGCGCGTGTTGGGGCTCTTGGGCCACCTTCTGGGAGTGACGGAGGCGAGAACCGAGCTCTCGCCGGCCGAGCTTCTCGCGGCCTTCGACCCCGCGCGCCACTCCTGTGACCCCGCGCGGCTGACGCCCGCGGACCTCGGGTGGCTGACGGCCGGCTGA
- the sucD gene encoding succinate--CoA ligase subunit alpha — protein sequence MSVLVDSDTRLIVQGLGEAGTFHTDKAIAYGTNVVGAVRPGKGGQLVRFEGETDHSGVPGRADRYRVDVPSFNTVRDALEATGANATVVFVPPPFAADAIMEAAEAGLKLIITITEGIPIGDMVKVKRYLVGKDVRLVGPNCPGVITPHQCKIGIMPGYIHQHGRIGVISRSGTLTYEAVKQLTDNGLGQTTAVGIGGDPVNGTNFIDVLELFNADPATEGVIMIGEIGGSAEEQAAAWISANMTKPVASFIAGTTAPAGKRMGHAGAIISGGQGTAAEKIAALEAAGVVVAATPSDMGSAMLEAMRRAGLA from the coding sequence GTGAGCGTCTTGGTCGACAGCGACACCCGCCTGATAGTGCAGGGCCTCGGCGAGGCCGGCACGTTCCACACCGACAAGGCGATCGCCTACGGCACCAACGTGGTGGGCGCCGTGCGGCCCGGAAAGGGCGGTCAGCTCGTGCGCTTCGAGGGCGAGACCGACCACTCCGGCGTGCCGGGCCGCGCCGACCGCTACCGGGTCGACGTGCCGAGCTTCAACACCGTCAGGGACGCCCTCGAAGCCACCGGCGCCAACGCCACGGTGGTCTTCGTACCACCGCCGTTCGCGGCCGACGCCATCATGGAGGCTGCGGAGGCCGGGCTGAAGCTGATCATCACCATCACCGAGGGCATCCCGATCGGCGACATGGTGAAGGTCAAGCGCTACCTGGTGGGCAAGGACGTGCGCCTGGTGGGTCCGAACTGCCCGGGCGTCATCACGCCGCACCAGTGCAAGATCGGGATAATGCCCGGCTACATACACCAGCACGGTCGCATCGGGGTGATCAGCCGCTCCGGCACCCTCACGTACGAGGCCGTCAAGCAGCTCACCGACAACGGGCTCGGGCAGACCACGGCCGTCGGCATAGGCGGCGACCCGGTCAACGGCACCAACTTCATAGACGTGTTGGAGTTGTTCAACGCCGATCCCGCCACGGAGGGCGTGATCATGATCGGCGAGATCGGCGGCAGCGCCGAGGAGCAGGCCGCGGCCTGGATCAGCGCCAACATGACGAAGCCCGTCGCCTCGTTCATCGCGGGCACCACCGCGCCCGCCGGCAAGCGTATGGGGCACGCGGGCGCCATAATCTCGGGAGGCCAGGGCACCGCGGCCGAGAAGATCGCGGCCCTGGAAGCGGCAGGCGTCGTGGTGGCGGCCACCCCGTCCGACATGGGCAGCGCCATGCTGGAGGCGATGCGCCGGGCCGGCCTGGCCTGA